The window GCCGTCGCTCCGCTGGATCATGCGATAATCCATGTCGCTGTCGCCGGTGGGCTCAGCGGCGATGTCCCAACCGATCACCGCCTTGTAGAAGTCGCCCGCAGCGCCGGCATCGGTGGTCATCAGCTCGTACCAAATAAAGCTTCCGCGATCCTGATCCGTCATGCCAACTCTCCTTACGCATGCTTTTCGACGACGGGTTCGAACCCGCCATAGACCATGCGCTTGCCGTCGAACGGCATCTCGCCGAATTCCTCCATCCGCGGATCCTCCATCATCCGGGTCTCGGCGGCCTTGGCTGTGGCCTTATCGGGCCAAGTGACCCAGCTAAAGACGATCCTCTCGCCGTCCTCGGCCTTCGTCGCGCGTCGGAAATCCGTGGTGTGGCCGTCCTTGACGTCGCTTTCCCAGCATTCGACCTGACTCAGCGCGCCGAATTCCTTCGCGATGTCCCAGAACTTCTGGGCAGTTTCGATATAGGCCGCCTTGTTACCGTTCGGCACGGCGAGCACGAAGCCGTTCAC is drawn from Qipengyuania oceanensis and contains these coding sequences:
- a CDS encoding DUF1428 domain-containing protein is translated as MTYVNGFVLAVPNGNKAAYIETAQKFWDIAKEFGALSQVECWESDVKDGHTTDFRRATKAEDGERIVFSWVTWPDKATAKAAETRMMEDPRMEEFGEMPFDGKRMVYGGFEPVVEKHA